A window of the Mesotoga prima MesG1.Ag.4.2 genome harbors these coding sequences:
- a CDS encoding alpha/beta hydrolase family protein: MKKQSLLSALLIMLMISLSISCFATSIDSNHIVTESEVHFFVEGERINGILTRPESSEGPVPVVVLLHGFLGHMDDLTVYGSEESLYRMTARLFAEKGLASLRFDFRGSGTSDGEWKDTTFTKQISDAISSIDFLSLAEDLDSRRVGVVGLSQGGLVAACLAACDSRVKSVALWSAVAIPVHTYSALLGKDSVDRAIEADPLEEITAEISWGGTTVLRKEFFDELFLIDPVAEIVSYDGPLLVVSGSKDDLVFPQPEVSNLFTMYHKGVDRLLQQDSGHIFDLFERQDKVLEIIDATLEWFLITL, from the coding sequence GTGAAGAAACAGTCGCTACTAAGTGCGTTGCTAATCATGTTGATGATTTCACTGTCGATAAGCTGTTTCGCTACTTCCATAGACTCAAATCATATCGTCACGGAAAGCGAAGTCCACTTCTTTGTCGAGGGAGAGAGAATAAACGGTATTCTGACACGTCCAGAATCTTCAGAAGGACCCGTGCCAGTTGTTGTGCTACTTCATGGATTCCTGGGACATATGGATGATCTCACTGTGTACGGTTCTGAAGAATCCCTCTACAGGATGACCGCAAGGCTTTTCGCCGAAAAGGGCCTGGCATCGTTGAGGTTTGACTTCAGGGGCTCCGGAACAAGTGATGGCGAATGGAAGGACACTACTTTCACGAAACAGATATCCGATGCGATATCTTCGATTGACTTTCTTTCGTTGGCGGAAGATTTAGACAGCCGAAGAGTCGGCGTAGTCGGTCTCAGTCAGGGTGGTCTCGTCGCAGCCTGTCTCGCAGCTTGCGACTCCAGAGTCAAGAGTGTTGCCCTCTGGTCGGCAGTCGCAATACCCGTTCACACGTATTCGGCACTTCTCGGTAAGGATTCCGTTGATAGAGCTATTGAAGCAGATCCACTCGAAGAAATCACCGCAGAGATTTCCTGGGGTGGAACAACTGTTCTCAGAAAGGAATTCTTTGATGAGCTGTTTCTTATAGATCCCGTTGCCGAGATCGTTTCCTACGATGGGCCACTTCTGGTTGTCTCTGGATCGAAGGACGATCTGGTCTTTCCCCAACCGGAAGTCTCAAATCTCTTCACAATGTACCACAAAGGTGTAGACAGACTGCTTCAACAGGACTCCGGTCACATTTTCGACCTTTTCGAAAGACAGGATAAAGTGCTGGAGATCATCGATGCTACTCTGGAGTGGTTTTTGATAACTCTTTAG
- a CDS encoding RelA/SpoT family protein — translation MARTEIDAQILLGDLESILQYRLKRRDKERIFDAYEFARFHHQEQMRDSGEPFISHPIEVAKILAQFSADNDTIIAGILHDIVEDCNVPLSEIAEKYGDTVALIVDGVTKISNLKLNEKLESKIVKSRMKVETLRKMLLALSDDPRIIIVKLADRLHNMRTLDFLKDPEKKRDKARETLQIYAPIAHRIGMHKIQAELEDLSFKYEYPEEFKELKFKVNRKLKERQDIMDEYKEIVLRELRKNRISALIEGRVKHLYSIWQKMIKKNRSFDEVFDLIALRIVTGDEVNCYKILGAVHSLWPPMPGRFKDYIAAPKSNGYKSLHTTLITHRGEPLEIQIRSERMHKEAEYGVASHWVYKEGIDVKDRTWFTQLVDWQKDFIESFKDMESISRELEVEEVFVFTPKGEVVHLPKGATPIDFAYAIHTEVGHHYAGAKVNDRLVPVNYELQLGDRVEVIVNKASEGPSLDWLKYVRANSTKAKIKRFFKNEYSAKLVERGKEIFRKISKRLAVSMDDLIEGEQIKALMNRLGAHNENDLFSKLGDGSVTMGEVLSLLAPKEEEIETLPEETELIKQKQAKGNEVVVGGETGIAVYFAKCCTPLPGDDIVAVMSSRGISIHTRNCRNLKGISKDKLVEAHWNLDTGGKFSSWIVVEFDSADRTIVNKSLERLENKNAKVMKYSVEAGRWGYDTLIANILVKDVAHLTSVMENLRGMKGVQNVKRYGGVS, via the coding sequence GTGGCCAGAACTGAAATCGATGCCCAGATTCTCCTGGGTGACCTCGAAAGCATTCTTCAATATCGCCTCAAGAGGAGAGACAAAGAGCGGATCTTCGACGCCTATGAGTTCGCGCGCTTCCATCATCAGGAACAGATGAGAGACTCTGGAGAGCCCTTCATAAGTCACCCCATTGAAGTCGCCAAAATACTGGCCCAGTTTTCCGCGGACAACGACACAATCATTGCCGGAATTCTTCATGACATAGTCGAAGACTGCAATGTTCCACTATCTGAGATCGCAGAAAAATATGGAGATACGGTAGCCCTCATAGTTGACGGTGTGACAAAGATAAGCAACTTGAAGCTAAATGAGAAGCTTGAGTCCAAGATAGTCAAGTCGAGAATGAAAGTCGAGACATTACGAAAGATGCTTCTGGCACTTTCAGATGACCCTAGGATAATCATAGTGAAACTGGCGGACCGGCTTCACAACATGCGAACGCTGGACTTTCTAAAAGATCCTGAAAAGAAGCGTGACAAGGCAAGAGAGACACTTCAAATCTATGCACCGATTGCCCACAGGATAGGTATGCACAAAATACAGGCCGAACTCGAGGATCTCTCTTTCAAGTATGAGTATCCCGAAGAGTTCAAGGAACTAAAATTCAAGGTCAACAGAAAGCTTAAGGAACGTCAGGACATAATGGACGAATACAAAGAAATTGTGCTTCGAGAGTTGAGAAAGAACAGGATCTCCGCCTTGATCGAAGGAAGAGTAAAGCATCTGTACAGCATATGGCAGAAGATGATTAAGAAGAATAGGTCTTTCGATGAAGTATTCGACCTAATTGCTCTCCGTATCGTAACCGGAGATGAAGTCAACTGCTACAAGATACTGGGAGCGGTTCACTCTCTTTGGCCACCAATGCCTGGTAGATTCAAAGACTACATAGCCGCTCCCAAATCGAACGGATACAAGTCACTCCACACAACTTTAATCACCCACAGAGGGGAGCCTTTGGAGATCCAAATAAGAAGCGAGAGAATGCACAAGGAAGCTGAATACGGTGTTGCCTCTCACTGGGTTTATAAAGAAGGCATAGATGTAAAGGATAGAACATGGTTTACGCAGCTCGTTGACTGGCAGAAAGATTTCATAGAAAGCTTCAAAGATATGGAATCTATTTCTCGCGAGCTAGAGGTCGAAGAGGTTTTTGTCTTCACTCCAAAGGGTGAGGTGGTTCATCTTCCGAAAGGGGCCACACCGATTGACTTCGCTTATGCCATCCATACTGAGGTTGGCCATCACTACGCCGGTGCCAAGGTGAACGATCGTCTCGTTCCGGTCAACTATGAACTGCAACTTGGTGATAGGGTTGAGGTAATTGTTAACAAGGCAAGCGAAGGTCCGAGTCTCGACTGGCTGAAATATGTGAGAGCAAACTCGACCAAGGCTAAGATAAAGAGATTTTTCAAGAATGAATACTCGGCGAAACTCGTAGAGAGGGGCAAAGAGATATTCAGAAAGATAAGCAAACGTCTTGCCGTTTCGATGGATGACCTCATTGAGGGAGAACAAATAAAGGCCCTGATGAACAGGTTGGGTGCGCACAATGAAAACGATCTTTTCAGCAAGCTTGGTGATGGATCGGTAACTATGGGAGAGGTTTTAAGCCTTCTTGCGCCGAAGGAAGAAGAGATCGAGACTCTTCCCGAAGAGACGGAACTGATAAAACAGAAACAGGCAAAGGGTAATGAGGTTGTTGTAGGGGGTGAAACGGGAATTGCCGTTTATTTTGCTAAGTGCTGCACTCCGCTTCCCGGGGACGATATCGTTGCTGTAATGAGCAGCAGGGGGATCTCGATTCACACTCGCAATTGTAGAAACCTGAAAGGCATAAGCAAAGACAAGCTTGTGGAGGCACACTGGAACCTTGACACTGGCGGCAAATTCAGTTCCTGGATCGTTGTGGAGTTTGATAGTGCTGATAGAACCATTGTAAACAAGTCTCTTGAGAGACTTGAAAACAAGAACGCAAAAGTAATGAAGTACTCCGTTGAAGCAGGCAGGTGGGGATATGATACACTGATTGCGAATATCCTTGTCAAGGATGTAGCCCATCTTACTTCAGTTATGGAGAACCTCAGGGGTATGAAGGGCGTTCAAAATGTTAAGAGATACGGAGGAGTTTCGTGA
- the dtd gene encoding D-aminoacyl-tRNA deacylase translates to MRAVVQRVSSASVVVDGKVTGKIDKGLLVLVGIGREDDERDVEWLVDKTVNLRIFEDENDKMNLSLIDVSGSLLAISQFTVMGDARKGRRPSFTDAAEPEVARGLFNDFLQMASKTVRVETGIFQAHMDVELVNSGPVTILLDSKRVF, encoded by the coding sequence GTGAGAGCTGTAGTTCAAAGAGTAAGTAGTGCGAGTGTAGTTGTGGACGGAAAGGTCACGGGCAAGATAGATAAGGGGCTTCTTGTTCTTGTTGGAATTGGCAGGGAAGATGATGAGAGAGATGTGGAGTGGCTGGTAGACAAGACGGTTAATCTCCGTATCTTTGAAGATGAAAATGACAAAATGAATCTTTCCCTTATAGATGTTTCGGGATCGCTTCTTGCCATATCGCAGTTCACAGTAATGGGTGATGCGAGAAAGGGCAGGCGACCTTCGTTTACCGATGCTGCCGAACCTGAAGTGGCCAGGGGGCTGTTCAACGATTTTCTCCAGATGGCGTCTAAGACTGTGAGAGTCGAGACAGGAATATTCCAGGCTCACATGGACGTAGAACTTGTTAACAGTGGGCCCGTTACAATTTTATTGGATTCAAAGAGAGTATTTTAG
- a CDS encoding OmpH family outer membrane protein, whose translation MKRSLRFILIVIMVSAVGAIVVSEGGAGPSEPAKIAFANMQKVLEATKDWVTLNIDYQKDTKFYQGQLDTLSQEYQDLANSGASQDALLQKQQEILTKKSQYEQTLETTYNAKLQVIMEQVNKRIKDYATFVGIDMVLSSEVVVYGSSAYDVTDAIIEYMKGFQN comes from the coding sequence GTGAAAAGATCCTTGAGATTCATTCTTATTGTGATAATGGTATCGGCTGTCGGAGCGATAGTTGTTTCTGAAGGCGGTGCTGGTCCATCGGAGCCTGCAAAGATTGCATTTGCCAATATGCAGAAGGTGCTAGAAGCGACAAAAGACTGGGTAACTTTGAACATCGATTATCAGAAAGACACGAAGTTTTATCAGGGCCAGTTAGATACTCTTAGCCAAGAATATCAAGATCTGGCAAATTCTGGAGCGAGTCAAGACGCCCTTCTACAGAAACAGCAAGAGATCCTTACGAAGAAGAGCCAGTACGAACAAACACTTGAAACGACTTACAATGCAAAGCTTCAGGTAATAATGGAACAGGTCAACAAGAGAATAAAGGATTATGCTACGTTTGTCGGAATAGATATGGTGCTCTCCAGTGAGGTTGTCGTTTATGGTTCTTCCGCGTACGATGTTACCGACGCGATCATTGAATATATGAAAGGTTTTCAGAATTGA
- the lptB gene encoding LPS export ABC transporter ATP-binding protein, with product MSDPSYLKCEHLDKRYGKRRVLKDVSLEASSLEVVGLLGPNGAGKTTAFKSILGIVIPNSGSIFLDGENITHLPIHERAKRGIAYLPQETSIFRGLKVIENLTMVMKLTGQEDKCLEKASEILDEFGILSLKDQTASLISGGEKRRLEFARTMTLSPSFILLDEPFVGIDPMTVKDIQKMIRKLKSRGIGVIVTDHDVSSIAKVVDRLYVLYKGEVISSGDPAAVLGDSLVVEKYLGSDE from the coding sequence TTGAGTGATCCTTCTTATCTGAAATGCGAACATCTTGACAAACGCTACGGAAAAAGAAGAGTATTAAAGGATGTCTCGCTGGAGGCATCCTCTCTTGAGGTTGTGGGACTCCTTGGACCAAATGGTGCAGGAAAGACCACCGCCTTCAAGTCTATCCTGGGAATTGTGATTCCTAATTCGGGAAGCATTTTCCTTGATGGTGAGAACATTACACACCTTCCTATTCACGAAAGAGCCAAGAGAGGGATTGCCTATTTGCCTCAGGAAACGTCGATCTTCAGAGGCCTCAAAGTAATCGAAAACCTTACAATGGTGATGAAGCTAACGGGTCAGGAAGACAAATGCCTGGAAAAGGCAAGTGAAATTCTTGACGAATTTGGTATTCTTTCTCTGAAAGATCAAACTGCCTCTCTCATATCTGGGGGAGAAAAGAGAAGGCTTGAATTTGCCAGGACTATGACTCTTTCACCCTCGTTCATTCTTCTGGACGAGCCCTTTGTCGGCATCGATCCAATGACAGTGAAGGATATTCAGAAGATGATCAGAAAGCTAAAGAGCAGGGGGATCGGTGTCATCGTAACGGATCATGATGTTTCATCCATAGCTAAAGTGGTCGACAGGTTATACGTACTGTACAAGGGAGAGGTCATTTCTTCAGGCGATCCTGCGGCGGTTCTTGGAGATAGTCTGGTGGTAGAAAAGTATCTTGGAAGTGATGAATGA
- a CDS encoding TIGR00725 family protein, whose product MMLHVTVIGYSGSISASPVKELHGICEEVGRTLARHGHVVMTGGRDGVMELVSRAVSKEGGRVIGVLPAGDEGNTHNEIRIRTGMDFALRSLILTKSADVVISIGGQAGTLLEIISSYSYGHPVILMGGTGGWTDRIGSVLIDGKYLDERRTAEVMRANSIEDLERLLEEAENGKV is encoded by the coding sequence ATGATGCTTCACGTAACGGTAATAGGATACTCCGGTTCAATAAGCGCGAGCCCCGTGAAGGAGCTTCACGGAATTTGCGAAGAAGTAGGGAGGACTCTTGCCAGGCACGGACACGTTGTTATGACGGGTGGAAGAGACGGGGTAATGGAACTTGTTTCTAGAGCTGTTTCGAAAGAAGGGGGACGTGTTATTGGTGTGCTCCCCGCCGGAGATGAGGGCAACACCCACAATGAAATCAGGATTCGCACTGGGATGGATTTTGCTTTGAGATCGTTGATACTTACTAAATCTGCAGATGTGGTGATTTCAATCGGAGGTCAAGCAGGAACTCTGCTTGAGATAATCTCCTCATATTCTTACGGACACCCCGTCATTCTCATGGGTGGTACCGGTGGCTGGACAGATAGGATAGGGTCGGTGCTCATAGATGGAAAGTATTTAGACGAGAGGAGAACTGCAGAAGTCATGAGAGCAAATAGTATCGAAGATCTTGAGAGGTTACTTGAGGAGGCAGAGAATGGTAAGGTGTAG
- the gltX gene encoding glutamate--tRNA ligase: MVRCRFAPSPTGNLHVGGVRTALFNWLFAKNQNGSFVLRIEDTDTERSEKRFEDQILSSMKWCGLNWSEGPDIGGEYGPYRQSERVALGFYDKYAQELVERGHAYYAVYKKSNQEDVLRISMEMPDISGDEVYTIKFRIPEGKTEFSDLSKGKMSFENENFSDFIIIKSNGFPTYNFAVVVDDHMMDITHVFRGEDHLTNTPRQIMIYRALDWEPPTFMHIPLILGSDRAPLSKRHGHTSVDHFREEGYLSVGLMNYLALLGWTVDEEIFDYHEKVKDFIPSDISNKGVVFDYEKLEWINGKHLRLLDPEELMIQFGLWLKFTGRFDYYAIIESDQFYSREVLTMCREKINTLEQLFDFSAPFFSDELDYQEEYVSKYLQNNWSKDLISAAIRKFEDSLDWSVEGVEKTVRELADEKIASKKNTFQTLRGGVTGRLVTPGLFETISVLGRDRVLERLENLLEMIEYEEGNLSD; this comes from the coding sequence ATGGTAAGGTGTAGATTTGCGCCAAGTCCGACAGGCAATCTTCACGTTGGCGGTGTAAGGACAGCGCTGTTCAACTGGCTTTTTGCGAAAAATCAAAATGGAAGTTTCGTGCTGAGAATAGAAGATACAGATACCGAGCGTTCCGAGAAGAGATTCGAGGACCAGATTCTCTCTTCCATGAAATGGTGCGGTCTTAATTGGTCGGAAGGTCCCGACATCGGTGGGGAGTACGGTCCTTATAGACAGAGCGAGCGAGTAGCTCTCGGGTTTTATGATAAGTATGCTCAAGAGCTCGTCGAGAGAGGACACGCATATTATGCGGTCTACAAAAAGTCGAATCAGGAAGACGTGCTGAGAATCTCAATGGAGATGCCTGATATATCAGGTGACGAAGTCTACACAATTAAGTTCAGGATTCCAGAGGGCAAAACGGAATTTTCTGATCTCTCAAAAGGGAAGATGAGTTTTGAGAACGAGAACTTCTCGGATTTCATAATTATAAAGTCCAATGGCTTCCCCACCTACAATTTTGCTGTGGTAGTCGATGATCATATGATGGATATTACTCATGTCTTCAGAGGCGAGGATCACCTTACGAACACTCCAAGGCAAATAATGATCTATAGAGCTCTCGACTGGGAACCGCCTACATTCATGCATATACCACTGATTCTTGGGAGTGACAGGGCTCCGCTTTCAAAAAGGCACGGCCACACAAGCGTGGACCATTTCAGAGAAGAAGGTTATCTTAGCGTGGGGCTTATGAATTATCTGGCGCTTCTCGGATGGACGGTCGATGAGGAAATTTTCGATTATCACGAAAAGGTCAAGGATTTCATTCCTTCCGATATCTCTAACAAAGGCGTTGTCTTCGATTATGAGAAGCTCGAATGGATAAACGGAAAGCATTTGAGATTGCTGGATCCCGAGGAGCTCATGATCCAGTTTGGATTGTGGTTGAAGTTCACCGGAAGATTTGACTACTACGCGATCATTGAGTCCGACCAGTTCTACTCGAGAGAGGTACTCACGATGTGCAGGGAGAAGATAAACACGCTTGAACAGCTATTTGATTTCTCTGCTCCCTTTTTCAGTGATGAGCTCGATTATCAAGAGGAGTATGTTTCCAAGTATCTTCAGAACAACTGGAGCAAGGATTTAATCTCGGCAGCAATAAGGAAATTTGAGGATTCTCTTGACTGGTCTGTTGAAGGAGTAGAAAAAACCGTAAGAGAGCTTGCCGATGAAAAGATAGCTTCGAAGAAGAATACTTTTCAGACCTTGAGAGGGGGGGTAACGGGAAGGCTTGTGACTCCGGGACTTTTCGAGACGATCTCCGTTCTCGGCAGGGATAGGGTCCTCGAGAGACTGGAAAACCTTCTCGAGATGATTGAGTATGAGGAAGGGAATCTCTCTGATTGA
- a CDS encoding PulJ/GspJ family protein — MRKGISLIEMVVSLAVSAILLISVFKIVNMSIAMSFNIVRETKSYMSLSRTFDVIERDLNRSIGNFSWGTSFISFDAIVDGRYKRIRYYVSGDRIIRRSGNSYNTVTEFVKSAGFYGEEGSVRFFVDEGEILIGIEGG; from the coding sequence ATGAGGAAGGGAATCTCTCTGATTGAGATGGTTGTGTCGCTTGCGGTTTCTGCGATACTTCTGATATCGGTTTTCAAAATAGTGAACATGTCGATTGCGATGTCATTCAACATTGTGAGAGAGACAAAGAGTTACATGTCGCTTTCCAGAACCTTCGATGTTATTGAAAGAGATCTCAACCGATCAATCGGAAACTTTTCGTGGGGGACCTCCTTCATTAGCTTCGACGCTATTGTTGACGGTCGATACAAGAGAATCAGATATTACGTTTCCGGCGACAGAATTATTAGAAGATCTGGCAACTCTTACAACACGGTGACCGAATTTGTAAAGTCTGCCGGTTTTTATGGAGAAGAAGGAAGCGTAAGATTCTTTGTTGATGAAGGAGAAATCCTGATTGGAATTGAAGGTGGATAA
- a CDS encoding HEAT repeat domain-containing protein: MNPKDIRKMLQAIEEEIFSRAEMNVKDMLESPSAYVRARAIKSAVERDMKIENIESFLDDPSPDVRKNAVSSMAKFGEDRDSILKALDDPSDLVRSATAKELVEFGYEDEELARKIAADPSKKVRKTFVISLAEAGESELLQEFNGDPSTDVRRILSAYNGELQLDEEVLSSLSGKFQKLAIHSRLGKLDSTSSEKLLGLIKDFRISKTKQILVESLEPFPEEVSVPALRKLVESEDSNVAITALKTYRKIKGYDVSLLQAAERFMDSDDEEMRFVGAQYVKGLLEPSAVDILREGLNDPSDRVRAICIEALANLMDNSISDVIDESLRSTSSRLKKASLRAVKKLKTLDVGDHVSRILSNRKEELQTRILASSVTGLLKLDGLLPCLEEIVVDASSESRLRLSSARAMARINPSRLADLFGFTV, translated from the coding sequence ATGAATCCAAAAGATATCAGAAAGATGCTTCAGGCTATTGAGGAGGAGATTTTCTCAAGAGCCGAAATGAATGTGAAGGATATGCTGGAATCTCCATCGGCATACGTAAGGGCAAGGGCAATAAAATCAGCAGTGGAACGCGATATGAAAATCGAGAATATCGAGTCTTTTCTTGATGATCCTTCGCCGGATGTCAGAAAAAACGCGGTTTCTTCGATGGCGAAATTCGGTGAAGATCGAGATTCTATACTGAAGGCTCTTGATGACCCGTCAGACCTCGTTAGAAGCGCAACGGCGAAGGAACTCGTCGAGTTCGGTTATGAGGACGAGGAGTTGGCGAGGAAAATTGCTGCAGATCCTTCAAAAAAGGTTAGGAAGACCTTTGTTATCTCCCTTGCGGAAGCCGGAGAGAGCGAACTCTTACAGGAGTTCAACGGAGATCCAAGCACCGACGTTCGAAGGATATTGTCTGCCTACAATGGCGAACTGCAGCTAGATGAAGAGGTGCTCTCTTCGCTTTCGGGAAAATTCCAGAAACTTGCTATTCATTCAAGGCTCGGTAAACTGGATTCGACTTCTTCAGAAAAGCTTTTGGGTCTTATAAAGGATTTTCGCATTTCAAAGACAAAGCAGATTCTAGTTGAATCTCTAGAACCATTCCCGGAGGAGGTCTCGGTTCCGGCGCTGAGAAAGCTAGTCGAGTCCGAGGATTCAAACGTAGCAATAACAGCACTGAAGACTTACAGAAAAATCAAGGGATACGATGTTTCGTTGTTGCAGGCCGCAGAGAGGTTCATGGATTCAGATGATGAAGAGATGAGATTCGTCGGGGCGCAGTACGTCAAAGGTCTACTTGAACCATCCGCGGTTGATATTCTTCGAGAAGGACTTAATGATCCCTCAGACAGGGTTAGGGCGATATGTATTGAAGCTTTGGCCAACCTAATGGATAATTCTATCTCCGATGTCATTGATGAATCATTGAGATCAACTTCGTCGAGACTGAAGAAGGCTTCACTCAGAGCAGTAAAGAAACTCAAAACATTGGATGTGGGTGATCACGTTTCAAGAATTCTTTCCAACAGGAAGGAAGAGCTTCAGACGAGGATTCTTGCTTCTTCCGTGACGGGTCTTCTCAAACTGGACGGTTTGCTCCCTTGTCTCGAAGAGATAGTGGTAGATGCTTCCAGTGAGAGTCGCCTAAGACTATCGTCTGCCAGAGCAATGGCAAGAATAAACCCCTCACGTTTGGCCGATCTCTTTGGCTTTACAGTATAA
- a CDS encoding energy-coupling factor transporter transmembrane component T family protein translates to MVEIPLGRFFPADSIIHKLSPVVKTISFVALAVGSLFLSGIVDSLILFSFWISLLLLSKVPLGEYIKTLWTIKFLLLLIVIFQLFFTHGKVLLDMKILRITEEGLLNATLLTVRMVFAVFFSITLSYTTTPMEISSSIEAIVGKLPMKTKRVSELGMALSLTLTFIPLLSLQTNRIIMAQKARGVEFNGGSFFKRVRNSLSVVIPVITTSLKKAQDTASALEIMGYEPGHTLRSLDKMSWSINDSIILISTAVSITAVVIL, encoded by the coding sequence TTGGTAGAGATTCCCTTAGGTCGCTTCTTCCCTGCCGACTCAATCATTCATAAACTGTCTCCCGTTGTCAAGACGATTTCTTTTGTGGCGCTTGCGGTGGGATCTTTGTTCTTGAGCGGCATTGTTGATTCTCTGATCCTTTTTTCCTTTTGGATTTCGCTTCTCTTGCTTTCAAAGGTTCCGCTGGGGGAGTACATCAAAACCCTCTGGACAATCAAGTTTCTTCTACTCTTAATTGTCATCTTCCAGCTCTTCTTTACGCACGGAAAAGTCCTGCTGGATATGAAGATACTGAGGATAACAGAAGAGGGCCTTTTGAACGCCACCTTATTGACTGTTAGGATGGTTTTTGCAGTCTTCTTCAGCATTACATTATCATATACAACAACCCCCATGGAGATCTCCTCCTCCATTGAAGCAATCGTCGGAAAGCTACCGATGAAAACTAAGAGGGTTTCTGAACTCGGAATGGCACTTTCACTAACCCTCACTTTCATTCCTCTTCTCTCGCTTCAGACGAATCGAATAATTATGGCCCAGAAGGCTAGAGGTGTGGAATTCAATGGCGGAAGTTTTTTCAAGAGAGTAAGAAACTCTCTCTCAGTGGTGATACCCGTGATTACGACCTCGCTAAAGAAGGCCCAGGACACCGCGTCCGCTCTGGAAATAATGGGATACGAGCCCGGCCATACATTGCGAAGCCTCGACAAAATGAGCTGGTCGATTAATGACTCGATTATCTTGATTTCGACGGCGGTTTCTATTACAGCGGTTGTTATACTGTAA
- the queD gene encoding 6-carboxytetrahydropterin synthase QueD, producing MFFITKEFTFDAAHNLTMYHGKCEKLHGHTYKLQVTVAGEKQEEDMVIDFLKMKEIVRDEVLSVLDHSYINDVLSQPTAENIAEWIFNKLAGKIRGNSFELYEVALWETPTSFVRYRERDGW from the coding sequence ATGTTCTTCATAACGAAGGAGTTCACTTTTGACGCAGCACATAACCTCACCATGTATCACGGTAAGTGCGAGAAGCTGCACGGTCACACTTATAAACTTCAAGTTACCGTTGCCGGGGAGAAGCAAGAGGAAGACATGGTAATCGACTTTCTGAAAATGAAAGAAATTGTCAGAGACGAAGTCCTGAGTGTGCTGGATCACTCTTATATAAATGATGTGCTATCGCAACCAACTGCAGAGAACATAGCAGAGTGGATTTTCAATAAACTCGCAGGCAAGATTCGCGGGAATTCGTTCGAGCTCTATGAAGTAGCCTTATGGGAAACTCCCACCAGCTTTGTTCGTTACAGGGAGAGAGATGGTTGGTAG